The following proteins are encoded in a genomic region of Corticium candelabrum chromosome 11, ooCorCand1.1, whole genome shotgun sequence:
- the LOC134187268 gene encoding uncharacterized protein LOC134187268 produces MAAWPACVSSASVAASRFGAISLASSVALLGLQNFRKRGWGGWGGCSNRCGYGYQYRRRYVWRYSSWGGRGCPHLSERRWCGRPNGGCQQICSYGRCYCYSGYYRYNYYYCGDVNECGYNSGRGPCAHYCHNTVGSYYCSCRYGYYLSGRHSCPPVNCGRPPIPRCPSNAYSDQFGAACKTISIPGCTTTYLNYCYLNCPSNYRRALIGYSAGKAFAQDYSKVTFTGPSRVRCQGNRYWTSHGTIVKLYCRRNNDPPTDLRLNSLTINEHSPVNTVVGLLSSSDYQSWQTHRYTVEHSKGFYIFEIAGTNLRIKIVPRYKSTANGVNSPTNSFEVSIRTTDNGSPNMYRQEDYNIKILDVNDPPTLDSTRTRCPKRQPSGRPLQLFWPTMKTRVRLILARRGRLTIRRLIRLHSSWVEATKS; encoded by the exons ATGGCGGCGTGGCCGGCATGTGTTAGCTCCGCCTCTGTAGCCGCGTCTCGCTTCGGAGCAATTTCGTTGGCTAGTTCAGTGGCGTTGCTAGGCCTCCAAAATTTTAGGAAAAGAG GTTGGGGAGGCTGGGGCGGTTGCAGCAATCGGTGCGGTTACGGATATCAGTACCGTCGCCGGTATGTGTGGAGGTATAGCTCTTGGGGAGGCCGCGGTTGCCCTCATCTCTCCGAGAGGAGATGGTGCGGTCGCCCGAACGGCGGATGTCAACAGATATGCAGCTACGGACGTTGCTATTGCTACAGCGGATATTACAGGTACAACTATTACTACTGCGGCGACGTCAACGAGTGTGGCTACAACTCCGGACGCGGACCGTGTGCGCATTACTGCCACAACACCGTGGGCAGCTACTATTGTAGTTGTCGCTATGGTTACTACCTGTCCGGACGTCACTCCTGCCCGCCGGTCAACTGCGGGAGGCCTCCCATTCCAAGGTGTCCGAGCAACGCCTATAGCGACCAGTTTGGTGCTGCCTGCAAGACCATCAGCATTCCCGGATGTACAACCACTTACCTCAACTACTGCTACCTCAATTGTCCATCTAACTACCGCCGCGCTTTGATTGGTTATTCAGCAGGCAAAGCGTTCGCGCAAGATTACAGCAAAGTGACGTTCACGGGTCCTTCCAGAGTTCGTTGTCAAGGGAACAGGTATTGGACGAGTCATGGCACCATCGTGAAACTCTACTGCCGTCGTAACAACGATCCTCCTACTGATCTCCGTCTGAACAGTCTAACGATCAATGAACACAGTCCGGTCAATACGGTCGTCGGCCTCCTCAGCTCCTCGGACTATCAGTCTTGGCAGACGCATCGATACACCGTCGAACATTCGAAGGGTTTCTACATCTTTGAGATTGCGGGAACAAACCTGAGGATCAAGATCGTACCGAGATACAAGAGCACAGCGAACGGCGTCAACTCTCCGACTAACTCGTTTGAGGTGAGTATTCGTACTACGGATAACGGCAGTCCTAACATGTACAGACAAGAAGACTATAACATCAAGATACTCGACGTCAACGATCCTCCCACCTTAGACTCAACACGTACAAGGTGTCCGAAAAGGCAGCCATCGGGACGACCGTTGCAACTCTTCTGGCCGACGATGAAGACTCGCGTACGACTAATCCTTGCTCGTCGTGGAAGGTTGACGATTCGTCGTCTCATTCGGTTGCATTCAAGTTGGGTGGAGGCAACAAAGTCGTGA
- the LOC134187269 gene encoding uncharacterized protein LOC134187269 produces the protein MVFEDTFVIDVVDCPEPPTDIVWAAGGTLPEQTSDTTPGNTIIGYNIGEVNVIDQDNNQNPQCKLLDDANCLFNVSADNTLVIIAGPRATTIDYESLSDHKVCFKIRCTDSTGLYLDKQLCVDITDVNEPPTNITLNGNRIQENRADVKIGDISVTGDPDIGQDHNCTVIPDLPDEAGHQEDAFKDVYIKQVPQGGSFRNVLTTKRGLDYEAISTHLLDVNLRCCDIPTDGQMSLCVEMYDFIVWIEDDNEVPGSLCENLVWHVFEHQPNGTNITDMLRSIDPDNEIPLEDIQNFTQSGRPPPEKQHLTYKLVNERSVPFVYNEQLQQIMVFGYLDHETHPNYSLVINVMDDGKLEDPTQRQSDGIPTIIDGVRLNATYTCTVMVDEGTCVHRKYDIMLSPVRKCKSSPDLGAVNENAAPGTVVGTLTTNDCGNNDVHTYRVENTNEADIPFQLSGSNKDRLEVKGGVPLDHELKNQVSMIISNVNEKPTDVCLVDIQTLEALPSFSVDENEDNAVVGQIIVQDPDRPSRHCPGPNNSPPAAIDPSLSFAYYCNVVSQSLSTLWEEDAFWIDSNLVLKTKRGLNYENPSRRRATIPVHCIDASHPLKSPIAKDFTVTVADVNEAPKDFVVDKNFTEYHAVNGSWWFRLKENTQSVIANIRYTDEDAGQDHTYSTSLQFDAQFFTLTHKGLGLFELATSGLSAEVHDNKCFDVIVTDNGQPPKSGFKTICFDVLDIPEPATALRLVCADGNIYGRPDGSTVDEKAFTSFNFKPTATFGTAYLRTDCHQIRQVDFKTGQKVGTVVALDDDSNGQFVFTLTTYVDVFSISPVNNDGNPTSGGAPGFSLTVKSSTAVSAPKPAQTYVLRVDAKGADGLDTTLELTIRTYNECDSWVVNSGCGKMARCVPTLNSYSCQCKAGLVGNPTSNDATTECQPCPVGQESDGKLPPACDNCEQHISSCEDPAVCKPNEKCIYAEGVKCVKEKNVAQTIAIIAADSVRGLGIYGAQTHIEVCIGYKGKCPLSLEDTVKYVNGDGRRRRQAVGNQYMARIVEVNTWPSNDKKSLIELVLFDRNNGNQPVSPFGPNGTCELLKKTDLKCVTCDDCLDVNQLHKYCNPDPVTSASDSSVIVPSGKTPILICNKPVSPTTTVATTTVDPTPGSHSFFKTLNGRITIVVIGVAIIIVAAVIVFLIVRNRKEANAY, from the exons ATGGTGTTTGAAGACACGTTTGTAATTGACGTCGTTG actGTCCTGAGCCTCCAACTGACATCGTCTGGGCAGCAGGTGGTACTCTGCCTGAACAAACGTCAGACACGACGCCCGGTAACACCATCATAGGCTATAATATCGGTGAAGTCAACGTCATCGACCAAGACAATAACCAGAACCCACAGTGTAAACTACTGGACGACGCTAACTGTCTGTTTAACGTTTCTGCGGACAACACGCTCGTGATCATCGCCGGCCCTCGTGCCACAACCATCGACTACGAGAGTCTGAGCGACCACAAAGTCTGTTTCAAGATCCGTTGTACTGACTCGACCGGTCTCTATCTGGACAAACAATTATGTGTAGACATCACTGATGTCAACGAGCCACCGACTAACATCACTCTCAACGGCAACCGCATCCAGGAAAATCGTGCCGATGTCAAGATCGGAGACATTAGCGTCACCGGCGATCCCGATATCGGACAAGACCACAACTGCACTGTCATTCCCGACCTTCCGGATGAAGCAGGACACCAGGAAGACGCCTTCAAAGATGTTTATATCAAACAGGTTCCTCAAGGGGGGAGCTTCCGAAACGTTCTGACGACTAAACGTGGACTCGATTATGAGGCCATCAGTACACACTTGTTGGACGTCAATCTTCGATGCTGCGACATACCAACCGACGGTCAGATGTCACTTTGCGTCGAGATGTATGACTTCATTGTCTGGATTGAGGACGACAATGAAGTTCCGGGGTCGCTGTGTGAGAATCTCGTGTGGCACGTGTTCGAGCATCAGCCGAACGGAACAAACATTACGGACATGTTGCGATCGATCGATCCAGACAATGAAATCCCACTGGAAGATATCCAGAATTTCACCCAATCCGGACGGCCACCACCCGAAAAGCAGCACTTGACCTACAAACTGGTGAACGAACGATCCGTTCCATTCGTCTACAATGAACAGCTGCAGCAGATTATGGTGTTTGGG tATCTTGACCATGAAACTCATCCAAATTACTCTCTTGTCATCAACGTGATGGACGATGGCAAGCTAGAGGATCCCACTCAAAGGCAGTCGGACGGCATACCCACGATCATCGACGGAGTGAGACTGAACGCAACATATACATGCACTGTGATGGTTGACG AAGGAACCTGTGTCCACAGGAAATACGACATAATGCTCTCTCCTGTGAGGAAGTGCAAGAGTAGCCCCGATCTCGGCGCTGTGAATGAGAACGCTGCACCAGGTACAGTAGTCGGCACGCTAACCACGAACGATTGCGGTAACAACGATGTCCATACGTACAG AGTTGAGAATACTAACGAGGCCGATATTCCATTCCAATTGAGTGGCTCTAACAAGGACAGACTCGAGGTAAAGGGCGGCGTACCACTAGACCACGAACTGAAGAATCAAGTATCCATGATAATCAGCA ATGTAAATGAAAAACCGACTGACGTCTGTTTGGTCGACATCCAGACGCTCGAGGCTCTGCCATCATTCTCAGTAGACGAAAATGAAGACAACGCCGTTGTTGGACAGATCATCGTTCAAGATCCAGACAGACCGAGTCGTCATTGTCCGGGACCAAATAACTCGCCACCGGCCGCTATCGACCCCTCGCTGTCGTTCGCGTACTACTGCAACGTCGTCTCACAATCTCTCAGCACCTTGTGGGAAGAAGATGCATTCTGGATTGACAGCAATTTAGTTTTGAAGACAAAACGAGGTCTCAACTACGAGAATCCGTCTCGTCGTCGAGCAACCATTCCTGTCCATTGCATTGATGCATCACACCCACTAAAGAGTCCGATCGCCAAAGACTTCACTGTGACGGTAGCAG ACGTGAATGAGGCTCCGAAAGACTTTGTCGTTGACAAAAACTTCACTGAATATCACGCAGTCAACGGCAGTTGGTGGTTCAGATTAAAAGAGAACACACAAAGTGTGATTGCCAACATCCGTTACACAGACGAGGATGCCGGACAAGACCACACATACTCGACCTCTTTGCAATTCGACGCGCAATTCTTTACGCTCACCCACAAAGGTCTCGGCTTGTTTGAACTCGCGACGAGTGGTCTCAGCGCCGAAGTGCACGACAACAAATGCTTCGATGTTATCGTGACGGATAATGGCCAACCACCCAAGTCTGGCTTCAAGACCATCTGCTTCGACGTTCTAG ACATACCCGAACCTGCAACCGCTCTGCGACTCGTTTGTGCTGATGGTAACATTTATGGTCGTCCGGACGGTTCTACTGTCGACGAAAAAGCCTTCACCAGCTTTAACTTCAAACCGACGGCGACGTTCGGCACTGCCTATCTCCGCACCGACTGTCACCAGATTCGCCAGGTTGACTTCAAGACTGGACAGAAAGTCGGAACTGTGGTTGCACTTGACGACGACAGCAATGGCCAATTTGTGTTTACTCTGACAACTTATGTTGACGTGTTTAGCATCAGCCCTGTCAACAATGATGGTAATCCGACGTCAGGAGGGGCTCCGGGGTTTAGTCTGACCGTCAAGTCGTCGACGGCGGTGTCTGCACCCAAACCGGCTCAAACGTATGTGCTGAGGGTTGATGCTAAGGGAGCAGACGGGCTCGATACGACTCTTGAGCTTACAATTAGGACGTACA aCGAGTGTGACAGTTGGGTTGTGAATTCGGGATGCGGTAAAATGGCTCGCTGTGTGCCCACGTTGAACTCTTACTCATGCCAATGCAAGGCGGGATTGGTCGGCAATCCGACATCAAATGATGCGACAACAGAGTGTCAAC CGTGTCCAGTCGGTCAAGAATCGGACGGCAAACTGCCACCGGCCTGTGACAACTGCGAACAACATATCTCCTCATGTGAAGACCCGGCGGTTTGCAAACCCAACGAGAAATGCATCTACGCCGAGGGCGTCAA GTGCGTGAAGGAGAAGAACGTGGCTCAGACGATTGCCATCATTGCAGCAGATTCGGTGCGAGGACTTGGTATCTACGGTGCTCAGACGCACATCGAGGTGTGTATTGGCTATAAAGGCAAATGCCCGTTGTCTCTTGAAGACACTGTCAAGTATGTCAATGGAGATGGTCGGCGGCGGCGGCAAGCTGTCGGTAACCAATATATGGCCAGAATTGTTGAGGTGAACACGTGGCCGAGTAACGACAAAAAGAGTTTGATTGAACTCGTTCTCTTTGACCGTAACAATGGCAACCAACCAGTGTCTCCGTTTGGACCGAATGGCACGTGTGAGTTGTTGAAGAAGACTGACCTCAAGTGTGTTACCTGTGATGATTGTCTCGATGTCAATCAACTGCATAAGTACTGCA ATCCAGATCCTGTTACCTCAGCATCCGACAGTTCAGTGATAGTTCCTAGTGGCAAAACTCCAATTCTTATCTGTAATAAGCCCGTCAGTCCAACTACCACTGTTGCAACTACCACCGTTGACCCCACACCAGGAAGTCACTCATTCTTCAAGACATTGAATGGAAGGATCACGATTGTTGTCATTGGTGTGGCTATTATTATCGTTGCTGCCGTCATCGTATTCCTAATTGTGAGAAACCGGAAAGAAGCAAACGCCTACTAG